One Mycobacterium marseillense DNA window includes the following coding sequences:
- a CDS encoding glutamate--cysteine ligase, producing MGEEVKRTTYDSAHRREYRRKVQLCLNVFETMLAQSCFDSEQPLTGMEIECNLVDADYQPAMSNRHVLDAIGDPAYQTELGAYNIEFNVPPHALPGHTGLDLEAEVRTSLNEAEIKAGAAGGAHIVMIGILPTLMPEHLDHDWMSESTRYAALNDSIFTARGEDLPIDIDGPEPLNWHAATIAPESACTSMQLHLQLAPETFAANWNAAQIVAGPQLALGANSPYFFSHHLWAETRIELFTQSTDTRPEELKTQGVRPRVWFGEQWITSVLDLYQENIRYFGSLLPEVSEEDPVAELAAGRTPQLSELRLHNGTVYRWNRPVYDVVDGRPHLRLENRVLPAGPTVVDMLANSSFFYGMLRSLSEADRPLWAGMDFAVAEANFLAAARHGIDARLHWPDRRSGLKEVAARELVLDTLLPLADDGLRRWGVDAEVRDRFLGVIEGRARAGRNGATWQVSTVQVLQDGGMSRPAALAEMLRRYCEYMHANEPVHTWE from the coding sequence GTGGGCGAAGAGGTCAAGCGCACCACGTACGACAGCGCACACCGCCGCGAATACCGGCGCAAGGTTCAGCTGTGTCTGAACGTGTTCGAGACGATGCTCGCCCAGTCGTGCTTCGATTCGGAGCAGCCGCTCACCGGCATGGAAATCGAGTGCAACCTGGTCGACGCCGACTACCAGCCGGCCATGTCCAATCGCCACGTCCTGGACGCCATCGGCGATCCCGCATACCAGACCGAATTGGGCGCCTACAACATCGAATTCAACGTCCCGCCGCACGCGCTGCCGGGACACACCGGGCTGGATCTGGAGGCTGAGGTGCGGACCAGCCTGAACGAGGCCGAGATCAAGGCCGGCGCCGCCGGCGGTGCGCACATCGTCATGATCGGCATCCTGCCCACGCTGATGCCCGAACACCTGGATCACGACTGGATGAGCGAGTCGACGCGGTATGCCGCCCTCAACGACTCGATCTTCACCGCCCGCGGCGAAGACCTCCCCATCGACATCGACGGCCCCGAACCGCTGAACTGGCACGCCGCGACAATTGCGCCCGAATCCGCTTGCACCAGCATGCAATTGCACCTGCAATTGGCCCCAGAGACGTTCGCCGCCAACTGGAACGCCGCGCAGATCGTGGCCGGCCCGCAGCTGGCGCTGGGCGCCAACTCGCCGTACTTCTTCTCCCACCACCTCTGGGCGGAAACCCGCATCGAGCTGTTCACCCAGTCCACCGACACCAGACCCGAGGAGCTGAAAACCCAAGGCGTGCGCCCGCGGGTCTGGTTCGGCGAACAGTGGATCACCTCGGTCCTCGACCTGTACCAAGAGAACATCCGCTACTTTGGATCCCTGCTGCCCGAGGTGTCCGAGGAGGACCCGGTCGCCGAGCTGGCCGCGGGGCGCACCCCCCAGCTGTCCGAGTTGCGGCTGCACAACGGCACCGTGTACCGCTGGAACCGTCCGGTGTACGACGTGGTCGACGGGCGCCCGCATCTGCGTCTGGAGAACCGGGTGTTGCCGGCCGGCCCGACAGTCGTTGACATGCTGGCGAATTCGTCCTTCTTCTACGGCATGCTGCGCAGCTTGTCCGAGGCGGACAGGCCGTTGTGGGCGGGCATGGATTTCGCGGTGGCGGAGGCCAATTTTCTGGCGGCGGCGCGCCACGGCATCGACGCCCGGCTGCACTGGCCCGATCGGCGCTCGGGATTGAAGGAGGTGGCGGCCCGCGAGCTGGTGCTCGACACTTTGCTGCCACTGGCCGACGACGGATTGCGGCGCTGGGGCGTCGACGCCGAGGTGCGCGACCGGTTCCTGGGGGTCATCGAGGGCCGCGCCCGGGCGGGCCGCAACGGCGCCACCTGGCAGGTTTCCACCGTGCAGGTCCTGCAGGACGGCGGCATGAGCCGGCCCGCCGCGCTGGCCGAAATGCTGCGCCGCTACTGCGAGTACATGCACGCCAACGAGCCAGTGCACACCTGGGAGTAG
- the egtE gene encoding ergothioneine biosynthesis PLP-dependent enzyme EgtE, with amino-acid sequence MAGLHLDNAACSRQSLAVIEATAQHARNESEVGGYVAAEAAAPVLDAGRVAFAALTGMTDAEVVFTTGSLNALDLLLGAWPAGAAGRKRLACLPGEYGPNLAVMAAHGFDRRLLPALDDGRVALDDAALALDADRPDLVHLTTVASHSGVVQPVSMVAQLCRELELPLVVDAAQALGQVDCAVDADVTYSSSRKWIAGPRGVGMLGVRRELMESLRPRLAAPQWASEVTVAQQLEFGEANVAARVGFSLALGENLAYGPAAVCARLAELGGLSRTVLADVAGWAVVEEVEEPSAITTLAPTDGAEPELVRDWLLAERRILTTFAGVQRAPLELAGPLLRISPHLDTTAEDLETFAEALIAATAATAIG; translated from the coding sequence ATGGCCGGCCTGCACCTGGACAACGCCGCCTGTTCGCGGCAGAGCCTCGCGGTGATCGAGGCCACCGCGCAGCACGCCCGCAACGAGTCCGAAGTCGGCGGGTATGTCGCGGCCGAGGCGGCCGCGCCGGTACTCGACGCCGGACGTGTCGCGTTCGCCGCGCTGACCGGGATGACCGACGCCGAGGTGGTGTTCACCACCGGCTCGCTCAATGCCCTGGATCTGCTGTTGGGCGCCTGGCCGGCAGGAGCGGCGGGCCGAAAACGCCTGGCGTGCCTGCCCGGCGAATACGGGCCCAACCTGGCCGTGATGGCCGCCCACGGGTTCGACCGCCGGCTGCTGCCGGCCCTGGACGACGGTCGCGTCGCGCTCGACGACGCGGCGCTGGCCCTCGACGCCGACCGGCCGGACCTGGTGCATTTGACCACAGTGGCTAGCCATAGCGGTGTGGTGCAACCGGTTTCGATGGTCGCCCAGCTCTGTCGCGAGCTCGAGCTGCCGCTGGTCGTCGACGCGGCGCAGGCGCTGGGGCAGGTGGATTGCGCGGTTGACGCCGACGTGACCTATTCGTCGTCGCGCAAGTGGATCGCCGGGCCGCGCGGTGTCGGGATGCTCGGGGTGCGCCGGGAGCTGATGGAGAGCCTGCGCCCAAGGCTGGCGGCGCCGCAGTGGGCATCGGAGGTCACGGTGGCCCAGCAGCTGGAATTCGGTGAAGCCAATGTGGCCGCGCGCGTGGGGTTTTCGCTCGCGCTGGGGGAGAACCTGGCCTACGGGCCGGCGGCCGTCTGTGCGCGTTTGGCCGAGCTCGGCGGCCTGAGCCGCACGGTGCTTGCCGACGTGGCCGGGTGGGCGGTGGTCGAGGAGGTGGAAGAACCCAGCGCCATCACGACTTTGGCGCCGACCGACGGCGCCGAGCCGGAGTTGGTGCGCGACTGGTTGCTCGCCGAACGACGGATCCTGACCACCTTCGCCGGCGTGCAGCGGGCGCCGCTGGAGCTGGCGGGGCCGCTCCTGCGGATCTCGCCGCACCTGGATACCACGGCCGAGGACCTGGAGACCTTCGCCGAGGCGCTCATCGCAGCGACGGCGGCCACCGCGATCGGCTAG
- the egtD gene encoding L-histidine N(alpha)-methyltransferase, whose protein sequence is MTLSLSNHLAADSAYHALRRDVFDGLQQTPKSLPPKWFYDAVGSDLFDQITRLPEYYPTRAEAEILRARAAEIASASEADTLVELGSGTSEKTRLLLDALRASGSLRRFVPFDVDASILSTAAAAIQQEYEGVEIKAVCGDFEEHLTEIPRGGRRLFVFLGSTIGNLTPGPRSDFLTALSDQMRPGDSLLLGTDLVKDIERLVRAYDDSAGVTAAFNRNVLTVVNRELDADFDVDAFRHVARWNPSEERIEMWLRAEHRQRVRVGALELTVDFEAGEEMLTEVSCKFRPETVSAELAAVGLRRTRWWTDGAGDFGLSLAVK, encoded by the coding sequence ATGACGCTGTCGCTGTCGAACCACCTCGCCGCCGACTCGGCTTACCATGCGTTACGCCGTGACGTGTTCGACGGCCTGCAGCAGACGCCGAAGTCGTTGCCGCCCAAGTGGTTCTACGACGCCGTGGGCAGCGACCTGTTCGACCAGATCACCCGGTTGCCGGAGTACTACCCTACCCGCGCCGAGGCCGAGATCCTGCGCGCGCGGGCGGCCGAAATCGCTTCGGCCAGCGAGGCTGACACCCTGGTGGAACTGGGCAGCGGAACATCGGAGAAGACGAGGCTGCTGCTCGACGCCCTGCGCGCCAGCGGGTCGCTGCGCCGGTTCGTCCCGTTCGACGTCGACGCCAGCATCCTGTCGACGGCCGCGGCGGCCATTCAGCAGGAGTACGAAGGCGTCGAAATCAAGGCCGTCTGTGGCGATTTCGAAGAACACCTGACCGAGATCCCGCGGGGCGGGCGGCGGCTGTTCGTGTTCTTGGGGTCGACGATCGGCAACCTCACGCCCGGACCGCGCTCGGACTTCCTCACCGCGCTGTCGGACCAGATGCGGCCCGGCGACAGCCTGCTGCTGGGCACCGACTTGGTCAAGGATATCGAGCGACTGGTGCGGGCCTACGACGATTCCGCCGGGGTGACGGCGGCGTTCAACCGCAACGTGCTGACGGTCGTAAACCGGGAACTGGACGCCGATTTCGATGTCGATGCCTTCCGGCACGTGGCGCGGTGGAACCCGTCCGAGGAACGCATCGAGATGTGGTTGCGGGCCGAACATCGCCAGCGGGTGCGTGTCGGTGCGCTCGAACTGACCGTGGACTTCGAGGCTGGCGAGGAGATGCTCACCGAGGTGTCGTGCAAGTTCCGCCCCGAAACGGTGAGTGCCGAACTGGCCGCCGTCGGATTGCGTCGCACGCGATGGTGGACCGACGGCGCCGGTGACTTCGGGTTGTCGTTGGCCGTGAAGTGA
- the egtC gene encoding ergothioneine biosynthesis protein EgtC: MCRHLGWLGADVTVSSLLLDPPFGLRVQAYAPRRQKHCLLNADGWGVGFFDAASDGAPPRRWRSQLPLWGDVSFESVAPALRSRCVVAAVRSATVGMPIETSATAPFTDGQWLLSHNGIVDRAVLPATSQAESVCDSAMLAAVIFERGLDALGDTIAEIAAADPQARLNILAANGSRMLATAWGDTLSILRRPDGVVLASEPYDNDSDWEDVPDHHLVEVTENGVTMTPLDHPKGSR, from the coding sequence ATGTGCCGGCATCTGGGGTGGCTCGGGGCCGACGTCACGGTCTCCTCGCTGCTGCTCGATCCCCCGTTCGGGCTGCGGGTGCAGGCCTACGCGCCACGCCGCCAAAAGCATTGCCTGTTGAACGCGGACGGTTGGGGCGTCGGGTTTTTCGATGCCGCTTCGGATGGCGCCCCGCCCCGGCGCTGGCGTAGCCAGCTGCCGCTGTGGGGCGACGTGTCGTTCGAGTCCGTCGCGCCGGCGCTGCGCAGCCGCTGCGTGGTGGCCGCGGTGCGCTCGGCGACGGTCGGCATGCCGATCGAAACCAGCGCGACGGCGCCGTTCACCGACGGGCAGTGGTTGTTGTCGCACAACGGAATTGTTGACCGGGCCGTGCTGCCGGCGACGTCGCAGGCCGAATCGGTCTGCGACAGCGCGATGCTGGCGGCCGTCATCTTCGAGCGCGGCCTCGACGCGCTCGGCGACACCATCGCCGAGATCGCTGCGGCCGACCCCCAGGCTCGGCTGAACATACTGGCCGCCAACGGTTCTCGCATGCTGGCGACGGCCTGGGGGGACACGCTGTCCATCCTGCGCCGCCCGGACGGCGTGGTCCTGGCCAGCGAACCCTATGACAACGACTCCGACTGGGAGGACGTGCCGGACCACCACCTCGTCGAAGTCACCGAAAACGGTGTCACGATGACTCCGCTGGATCATCCGAAAGGCTCTCGATGA
- a CDS encoding class I SAM-dependent methyltransferase, producing MSSDQVMDWDSAYREQAHFEGPPPWNIGEPQPELAALAAAGKFRSDVLDAGCGVAELSLSLAAQGYTVVGVDLTPTAVAAATETARERGLTTATFVQADITSLQGYDGRFATVVDSTLFHSLPVEGRDAYLRAVHRAAAPGASYFVLVFAKGAFPAEMETKPNEVDEDELRAAVSKYWEVDEIRPSFILSNVVNIPNAPFEFPPHDRDEKGRIKMPAYLLTAHKAG from the coding sequence ATGTCGTCTGATCAAGTGATGGACTGGGACAGCGCCTACCGCGAGCAGGCCCACTTCGAGGGTCCGCCGCCGTGGAATATCGGTGAGCCGCAACCCGAACTGGCGGCGCTGGCCGCGGCCGGCAAGTTCCGCAGCGACGTGCTGGACGCGGGCTGCGGAGTCGCCGAGCTGTCCCTGAGTCTGGCCGCGCAGGGCTACACCGTGGTCGGTGTCGACCTCACACCGACCGCCGTCGCGGCGGCCACCGAGACTGCGCGCGAGCGCGGCTTGACCACGGCCACCTTCGTGCAGGCCGACATCACGTCGCTGCAGGGTTACGACGGACGGTTCGCCACCGTCGTCGACAGCACGCTGTTTCACTCGCTGCCCGTCGAGGGGCGCGACGCCTACCTGCGCGCGGTCCACCGCGCCGCGGCACCGGGCGCCAGCTACTTCGTGCTGGTGTTCGCCAAGGGCGCCTTCCCCGCCGAGATGGAAACCAAGCCCAACGAGGTCGACGAAGACGAACTGCGCGCCGCGGTCAGCAAGTACTGGGAGGTCGACGAAATTCGCCCCTCCTTCATCCTGTCGAACGTCGTCAACATCCCCAACGCGCCTTTCGAATTCCCGCCGCACGATCGCGACGAGAAGGGCCGGATCAAGATGCCGGCCTACCTGCTGACGGCGCACAAGGCCGGCTAG